In Nicotiana tabacum cultivar K326 chromosome 17, ASM71507v2, whole genome shotgun sequence, one DNA window encodes the following:
- the LOC142171682 gene encoding LOW QUALITY PROTEIN: putative serine/threonine-protein kinase PBL25 (The sequence of the model RefSeq protein was modified relative to this genomic sequence to represent the inferred CDS: inserted 1 base in 1 codon), which produces MQIEGVLTSYRHASNAFGMISNSATKIKGIYIAEATHQKTSYKDEGNNNIAAQTFTFRELATATKNFRQECLIGEGGFGRVYKGHLDKTGQVVAVKQLDRNGLQGNKEFLVEVLMLSLLHHSNLVNLIGYCADGDQRLLVYEYMPLGSLEDHLLDLSPGQSPLDWYTRMKIALDAAKGLEYLHDKANPPVIYRDLKSSNILLDKEYNAKLSDFGLAKLGPVGDNTHVSSRVMGTYGYCAPEYQRTGQLTVKSDVYSFGVVLLELITGKRAVDITRDGHEQNLVTWAEPILKDTSRYIELADPVLEDDFPKKNFNQAVAVAAMCLQDDAAVRPLISDVVTALSFLGEEPYNNIGLIGSSPINNDTTTSHKSQVPIDENLKEEEAIAEVERQRAVAEAIEWGSNSRXHYARSLASCGS; this is translated from the exons AAGCCACACACCAAAAGACGTCTTACAAAGATGAAGGCAACAACAATATTGCAGCTCAAACTTTCACATTCAGAGAACTAGCAACAGCCACAAAGAATTTTCGCCAAGAATGTCTAATAGGTGAAGGTGGTTTTGGACGTGTTTACAAGGGCCACCTTGACAAAACTGGTCAG GTTGTAGCAGTGAAGCAGCTTGATCGCAATGGATTGCAAGGAAACAAAGAATTCCTTGTGGAAGTGTTGATGTTGAGTCTATTGCACCATTCAAATCTTGTAAATTTAATTGGATATTGTGCTGATGGAGATCAAAGACTTTTGGTGTATGAATACATGCCTTTGGGGTCATTGGAGGATCATCTACTAG ATCTTTCACCAGGTCAATCTCCTTTAGATTGGTATACAAGGATGAAAATAGCATTAGATGCAGCAAAAGGTTTAGAATATTTACATGACAAAGCCAATCCACCAGTCATTTACAGAGACTTGAAATCCTCAAACATATTGCTAGATAAAGAGTACAATGCAAAACTCTCAGATTTTGGATTAGCAAAACTTGGACCTGTGGGAGATAACACACATGTTTCTTCTAGAGTGATGGGAACTTATGGTTATTGTGCTCCAGAATACCAAAGAACAGGCCAATTAACTGTAAAATCTGATGTATATAGCTTTGGTGTTGTTTTATTGGAGCTAATTACTGGGAAAAGAGCAGTTGATATTACAAGGGATGGCCATGAGCAGAATTTAGTTACTTGG GCCGAACCCATATTAAAAGACACAAGTAGATATATAGAACTAGCTGATCCAGTTCTTGAAGATGACTTCCCAAAGAAAAATTTCAATCAAGCAGTTGCTGTTGCTGCTATGTGTTTACAAGATGATGCAGCAGTTCGTCCATTGATTAGTGATGTTGTCACTGCTCTTAGTTTCCTTGGAGAAGAACCTTATAATAATATTGGATTAATTGGTTCATCACCAATAAATAACGACACTACTACTTCGCACAAATCACAAGTTCCAATTGATGAAAAtcttaaagaagaagaagcaatagCTGAAGTAGAAAGACAAAGAGCAGTTGCTGAAGCCATAGAATGGGGTTCAAATTCAA AACACTATGCAAGATCACTAGCTTCTTGTGGTTCTTAA